A window of Gossypium raimondii isolate GPD5lz chromosome 7, ASM2569854v1, whole genome shotgun sequence genomic DNA:
tatggTATACTTACTACCAGaggttttattattaaaataggcTTAATTTGGTGTTGTTTAGGAACACTTTAAACCTGAGGAGGCTGAAACACCTTTGATGAAGGCAGCCGGTGAAGGTCCTAATTTGTTAATGGTCAAACCGGTCGGAATACAAACTTATGTTTATTAAACAGAAAACGAAAAcgcattttcttttttgataaaGCAGAATTATTGCAACAGATGCAAGACTTCCTGGAAAAATATAGTGGTATTTGTTCCATCTACTTGTACATTCTGTTCATAATATAATTCGTATGACTTTGCACCTATCCTGCCATATTTTACATTGAAGACAAAAACCAGTATGTTTTAGTAAAAGatgttataataaaaaaaagagactgTGTTTGTTGCCCGTCACTTGGACAATCAATTAGACTGATTCCTGACTTGCACACTTACCCACTTGTTCaccaaaaaccaaaatttgtggGCCCCCCTCCtaattcaatatccaacaacCACTttcatatctattttattttatttttgaaaccgaactaaaaaaatttaaattactttaatataCCAAAAATCTTGGTGGTtataaaaaatggtaaaataaatataatcattactctttaaaatattaacagaataagaaaaattgaaatgttttcatattttcaataaaaatcctTAGAATTTGCAAAACTTCAGGAGGAGTGACTATCAAGGAAACTGCAGAAGCAGGGCCAATAGTCGACCAACCAGGACCAGCCGTCCATATTCAATGCcttaatttacatttattttctttctatgtTTTGGATTCCAAGCAATTTGCGTCTTCTTCCACTGAAAACTATATAGGGTTCATGAGATTGTTTgattcgaaaaataaaaaaacatttcaataagttttaaaaatgtgttatttgctatttgaataataataaaatttcaaatttatttaaatttaattttaattataaatttaaaaatgtgtaGGTTATGACTTTTCTAATTACTTATTATTTGATTGTGTATGAGATATTTTCTCTAATAACTTTTTTATGTCAGGAGAGTCATCACATCAACATTAAAagacatttatatataattatatgaaaataattggCAATAAAACAACTTTCATAAGAACATATAATTAATGCATATTTTCTTCATATCAacaacaataatataaataaatatatgaattttgaatttatgttaatatatactttttaagtttctatatttttaaaatttaatcattttatttttattttaggaatttattctctttactttttgaaattttaaaattcaaattttattaaatttgttttataatattttgaaattttaaaaaatcacatatctaacaaaaaaataacattattttaaatgatattagaaaaatagttattaaggaataaataataaatttcttaaaataaaaatcaagttactaaattaaagtataaaaattaggaaaatattttaacctagaatttgttataataatgtcttgaataaattattaactcTTTAGAATATGAATTGTTTTAAGTTCATTTTAAggattttgtaaaaaagaaTTCTCCATTCATTCTAAGATCAAAACATATTTAGAGAttcaatttacaaaataattaatttaatatattcatataattattttttaaaattaatatttttaacgaGTGGTAGCGATACTCTTCAATAACATAAAGAGATACTATATCATCTTGTATCTCttactaattatttaatgttattttaaaatcatttttatgttattgCCACatcatattgataattttttaacttacaTTAGATCTTGGATCTTGGATCATGGACTCATGATCTAGTGTTCATTcaatatctaatatttaaagTTCAGGGTTTAAAATTCaggttaaaaaatattaaaatgatgcatcaattacataaaaaattaaataattaataaaagatacaTGATATGCTGTATTTCATCTGATGctagtgttatatatatatatatataaaatatctattctaataaaattagataaaaatctaatatttagatttcaatttatgacagATAACAGTAACATTCTTACATATTTGAAGTACATATGTTTTTCCAACAATGGTCGCTGCCACGCCATTGCTTgcttttaacaaataaaattaatcatttttgttcaatccaaagtaagaaaatttaataaattaataaagcTCTCTCATTTTCTTCGTTTTTTTCCTCCTCTTCCGCTTCCTTCCCTTCTTTATTCCTTTGTCCTCTTTCTTTGAATGTTTCAGTTCCTGTCTGTTTCACCTCATAATCCCTCGTTTTTCCTTTCAGTTTCCAAGAAATTTCTGTAGGGTTTTCCTTAGCTGGGCATGTAAGGATACTACTGACAACTCTTTAACAAagcatcacttttttttttgataatttttattctttttctcgCTTGAATCTTGTGTTATTTCATCTTTATGCATCAAATTAGCATCTGGGTTTCTCTTGTTTTGTTATATAAGACCTTAATTTGATCTTACCAAAGTTAGTGACTATTTTGTTTGTTGCCTAGCTTTCCAAGTGTaacttttatggttttttttttttttttgtcttagcATTTAATCTAGCTTCATGTTTTTGCCTGCTCttacttatttcttttctttcaacattcattttttttattactattcaAGATTAAGTTTTGATTTAGCTTAAGAATTTCTGTTGCGTGTAGTTATTAATTTCACTCTAAATTTTCTTTAGCTGCAAAAAATGGGGATCTAATACGCCAATTGAATTTAAAAGctgttaaaatttaacatgattCATTCAACTGCAGAAAAAAGATGGGTATATATCTCAGCACCCCCAAaactgaaaaattctctgaagatGGCGAGAATGACAGGGTTAGATATGGTTTATCATCTATGCAAGGATGGCGTGCTACTATGGAAGATGCTGTGAGTAACAAATTAAACCTTTAGACCcaataagaacaaaaaaaaaaaaaaaactcttaacTTTCAAATGTTTTGATAATTTGGACCCTTGTTGCTACATTCTATTACCtggttgaaaatttttctttttgggaggaaaaattttggtaaatatgTTTAGTCTGTTATAAAAGGTCTTCCAAAACATAGAATTGAAGTTCTTTGTCATTTACTATTTGTAATGTGGGTCAATTTGTCATCTGTATTccttatgttatatatattggaccttacattttatatatttctttcaaattaccaAATTCTGTTTATATGGATATGTTAGTTaccttttattatttgttttcataGCATGCTGCATACCCTGATCTTGATGCTTCTACTTCGTTCTTTGGTGTTTATGATGGTCATGGAGGTAAGACTTGGATGGTTCAGGTACTTATGATTGTTTTCAGCTCCATATACAGGTTACTGAAGGAGCTTGAACCTATTGtcttttcaaatgatttttaattctTAGCTACTTTTCAACTTTTTGTCTACAAAGGGTCCTCATCAGGGCTGAACCTATGaattatgtgattttttttttggggggggggggggcaagataatttttttttttttagtttgggGCCAAAGCtagaaattttgtattaaaatggcttcaattgattttttaacttttgagaGGGGccaaaaatgcaatttttctGTTTAACAAAGAGGCTAAAAGGGATTAGATTGAATTATTAACATTTCGGAGGGACTAAAGTTGAATTGTACCATTTAACCAGGGGGGCCGAGGCCCCTCCCTGCCCCCTGGCCTGGTTGTCACAGTTGCTGGGGCTTAACTTTGATGCTAAGGTGAATACTTTTATAGATCGCTTTGAGAATAACATCCTGATTTTTACAAATACGGTCACAAGTCTTAGTAGTTGCCAGCGTTCATGGTAAACTTATCCAAATTCATAACTTGCAGGCAAGGTGGTTGCAAAATTCTGTGCCAAATATCTTCATCAGCAGGTTCTCAAGCATGAAGCATATGCAGCTGGGGACATAGGAACATCACTTCAGGAAGCATTTTTCAGGTTAtgtaatttgattatgtttgttCTTCACTATGTTCTCATTGTTAGGGAGGTCAACAAAGCAGTTCTGGTGCCTCGATAATTTGAGGGATTTCGGTGTTTAGTACCTGCTACTAACAATGTGTGTTGATCAATTCTTTGATACTTGAAGTGTGAGAGTGACTTTTTCATTTTGTTCCACTTTTTACGCCTGCTAACATCTCATCGTGAATTTCACAAGGCTTAAGTCCTTCTAGCAGAAACATACGCATGCATGTTCCATGCATATTGAAATAGCAATAACAAGGTTTATTGAAATGCCTTtccatatattttttgttttatatgtttctAACTTGAGTTACATTTAATGCAGAATGGATGAGATGATGCGTGGACAAAGAGGATGGAGAGAATTAGCCATTTTGGgcgataaaataaataagtttactGGCATGATAGAAGGATTGATATGGTCTCCAAGGGGTGGGGATAGTAATGACCAAGTTGATAATTGGGCCTTTGAGGAGGTACTTACGTAAACAAAAAGAATATACCCGGGTTGTTGTCCTTAACTATTATGCTAAATAGAAAGTAGACGATAGCCACTAACTATGATGGAAACCtagatcaaagaagaaaaatcaaacaTCATTACTACTTGTTTACTTTTAGTTTGAGCTGATATGGTGTGTCTATGCAGATTATATTGTGGAGAGTTCATTTCCATCTTGAACATTAATATCTTACTCTGCATTTTACCTTTTGGGTTGAGGCAGGTATCATAAATGTACAATCCGGGTTTGTCTGTGATTGCATGATAATATGATTCATCCATGAttttcatgaattaatttatttgtacaattaAGGCACAAGAACTTGTGTGTTtagtttatatttcttttttataattgtaatcaGGGCCCTCATTCTGACTTTCCTGGACCTACTTCCGGTAGCACAGCCTGTGTTGCAGTTATTAGAAATAACCAACTTATCGTTGCAAATGCCGGCGACTCACGTTGTGTGATATCTAGAAAGGGTCAGGTAATATTCTATTAATGATATAATTTCTTCTCAGCCAGATTCTAAAAATCGAGATTATCCTTgttaatcaatttaattgttaatgGATCGATAGGCTTTTGTACTTTTAATTACGAGACATCGAACATGAGTGTTGTTGTAGGGAATGCACTTTTCTGTCTGAATTAATGGTCTATTTTATTTGTGTTCTTAAATGGCTTCCTTTTGTTTAGGCATACAATCTCTCTAGAGATCACAAACCTGATCTTGAGGTCGAGAAAGAAAGGATCTTAAAAGCTGGGGGGTTTATACATGCAGGACGTGTCAATGGCAGTTTGAATCTTGCAAGAGCGATAGGTAATTACTTTAACTCTTCCTATGCAAATGAATGCTTCCATGCATCAATAAGGGAAGTAAAGAGAGAAAGAGATGTAGATATGTAGTTTCAATCCATCAATTCTTTTTTGCTGCAGGTGACATGGAATTCAAGCAGAATAAATTTTTGTCTGCTGAAAAGCAAATTGTAACTGCAAATCCAGATATAAACACCGTAAGTATATTCTCTTTAAGCATGGTGGCCAGATCACtatactataattttttttcctactTTTGCTATATGTTTTCATATCAGTCCTAAAAATATTTGGAGCTTGTAGTCACTAACTTCTACATCTTACTAATTTTCTATTAGATTGAGCTTTGTGATGATGATGAGTTCATGGTTCTGGCATGTGACGGAATCTGGTATTCAGTGCATTTTCCTTATATTATATAGAAGTAGAATTAATATGTCTCATTTAGTTGATTACTCATACTCTTCATGGCTCAATACCTAATGCCTTTTGAATTATGGATTTTACGTTTCAGGGACTGCATGTCAAGTCAGACACTAGTTGATTTCATTCATGACCAACTAAAATcggtatgtatatataagcaTCTCTAACTTTCGTCAAACTGTAATGTTTGAATACTCAGGTTTGAATACTTAGTATAAACTATTGAATGCAATGCAGGAAAGCAAGCTTTCTGTTGTTTGTGAGAGGGTACTTGACAAGTGCTTAGCACCATCAACAGCCACCGGTGAGGGTTGTGATAATATGACCATGATCTTGGTGCAGTTCAAGAAACCGATCAAATCCACCTCATCCGCAGAGGAGCAATCCTCGAATTCCGAATCCACTGAAACTGAACCAAAGCTAGAGGGAAATGCAGAAAAGTAGTTGCTGCAACTGTTAGGGGAGCCTTGGAGGTGTCAGATCCTCTGATTGAAGATTTGACGACCCTTTGGTTCCTCAAATATTGTGGTATGCATTTGTAGATGGGTTAGAGAAGGAATGaattgacatatatatatatatatatatatatattatatgcacCACCACATTATGACAAAATAGCATGTACAGAATGTTTTCTGGGTCATGGATCTTGTGTTAAAAGAATCTTTATGTTGTATTATACCTTTTAGATGAAGGACCACTTTAAAAGTCTTACTAAAACATCTTAAATTACCTTGAAGAGATGTGAGACCCTGGTTGCAATTACAGTTGGTGTGGTGTTAAATTATGACAAATTCATGAATGAAAGCTTCAATGGTATTATGGACTTCAAGTAGCCTTATAACTCGATTATGCATTTTTTTATGTAAGAATTTAGGCATTCaagtattttataaaagaagaaGACATCAAAGCACCTGATGTGGGATGTGTTTAAGAGCAACATCATTACAACCCGATGTGGATGGAAAACACTATTGGGTCaaataaaagattgaaaatgCAAAAACTCcggtttaaattttggttttttggtATTTTCTTTAATTGAGTAACTGGTGACATTATTGacagaaaattttagtttttatctcaCATGTTTCCTTCTGGTTTTATGGTATGGCTACCAAAACCATAACTTGTTAAGAGACTTGATTAACCCCAGCTTGGTCGTAAATGTGTGAAGAAACATAtgcaaaaaaatatagaataatcaaaccaataaataaaaatgaatttgcTATTTCTATAGCAACTCaactacataaaaaaataatctaatggatatcaaactcaaaacaaCCCCAAAACCAAAACCCCCACTGTCGCCAACAAACCAGCCTTCAACACTGCAACTCCGCTTGTTGGAGCAACAGCCGGACCTTCAAAATCAACCGGCGAAGGTGCTGGAGAGATTCCAATGTACCTATGCTTTTGAGACATCACAACCACAATCATCTTCTGGCCTTGCTCGCAGTGGCCCTTTGCTCCACTCATGAAGAAATATGGTCCTGACTTTTCAAGCTTCACCTTGGTGTTCCCATCTTTGTAGTCAGCAATCGGGTTCGACGTATTGCAACTTGTATAATCCTCCTTACTCACTTGGAGCACCGAGTCTTTACCACCATCATATTTCCACACTGTAACAATACACCAAACAGGAATTGTTAAACAATGCCCACAAAAGTGAAACAGCAGACATAAGTAGCTTTACATACCGAGAGAGTCGCCGATTTGGAAACGAGCTTTTTCAGCCCATTTGTTGAGAGAATCTGATTCAGAAGAAGGTATCTTCCAAGCGCCTGTTTTGCCACCAACCATGATTTCTTTACCTTGTGCAAAgcttaaaaatatgaacaaaagcACCAAAGAAGGAGTTATACTTCTTGAAAAAGCTTTAGCAGCCATGGGGAAATCAAAAGTCTGAAAAAGCTGAGCTGAAAGAGAAAGCAGAGGACTGAGTGGTTAGATAAAAGAAGAGAGGTGAGTTGGGTTGGTGAGTGAGTGAGTGTATTTATATATAGGTGAGAATGCGTGGAAAGTAGCCGTTACAAGGATGGGTTTTAATGGCGGGGCACATGGCATTTTCTGGGGCACTGAGTCTCTGACTCGTTGTCCCTTCGCCGTTGTAACGGTTAATAAATAGCATGAAAAAGAGAGCAATGGATGTAACGGTCAAATATAGATAATCCAAGGGGGAGTAGACGATGGTCTTTTCAACGTTAGCCGTTCTTTCGTGCGTGCCATGACTGGggatatttttcattttatttcccagagtttttttttttaataatctcttACCAGTtactttttacataatttttaaacttatattagtaataatgtctatattaattgagttaatatttaatttatgaaaggattttatgtttgtataaattaatatatggaaaataaataattatttgtatttatttttaaattgagtcTATTTCTTCTATAAAATTTGTTGCTaatgtaaatttatatattcaatgaTAAATTGGTATTTGCAATTAATGTGTCTGAGCGTTTTACatgttctttttccttttctgggATAATTAGGGAGGGTTTTGCTTAACTTAAATTCTGTTAATAATccttgtattttataaaaatttcgatttagttcatgtactttaatttagtcAATTGTAGTTCTtgtgcttttcaaaatttataattttagttcaGACCTAAACAGTAGCGGTTAAAttcatttggttaaatttaattactagtcTCATACTATGCGTGCAattgtagatttagtccatattctccaattgaatcattttagcccctatactttttaaaatttaaaaaattattttaatatgtgaaaataacaaaccTGGCATGACAATATGTTTCTTGcatcaaatattttgaaataacataacttaattttaacaattctcgtttgatgaaaattaaaattttaaaatttaaaagtataaaaactaaactataGAAACTTAGaacataatttaacctaaatgaATAAGTGTGTGAGCCACTGAGCGTTTTGCTCATCTTTGTTGCATTGCACTGGTTTGTAGTGTGaatctatataatatataaaatttataattacgATAAATACATTcatataattatgattaaaattaaattatcatgataaataaattgataatcgTAATAAATTAGAATACATTTGAACAAATATCGCACAcgataaattagtttaaatcaaaataaaatctcaaCAGTAAATTCATACATACGTAAATACATGAAAAGACTCCTACTTCaatatttgaagttttttttagcctttttatcaacacttaaaaaataaataaattttaattgtatcaGCCTTATTCCTCCTTCTTCATGCGTTACAAACCCAAAAGATTCTTCTTCAACTACACTGCTAAGTCTCCACCTTTTTTGGTATACATTTTTATGGTGGAGCAATTAAAATGTATACCACacagttgaaaattttaaaatgaaaaatatttaattcttaattaaaagtaaattgtaGGGTTTATTATAGCTTGTTGGTTTAATGCGCACAAATACTATTGCACGCAAAATATTatgtccttatgttgtaatAGGGAATTTCGTTCTCATAAACAATGACCTAGCTATTAATTGGAGACgtttgatatattatttaactaaaccattttgtgtgtgaacatgagTTACATGATGTTCAGCTTTTATCTTAATTGATATGtaataatcatttaaaacttggGATGTAAACTCACTAGAATTATCAAGATAAATCTTGATTGTATAATCTGAAATTTGTGCTCTTAATCGAATTATTTGAGCAAGTAGTCTCACAAAAGTTAAGTTGCGAGTCGGTAGTAAACACAGATGTGACCACCTAGTAGATGCATCTATCAAAACTAGACATGTTCATAGTCGGGCAGGGTGACACGCCCGAAAAGTGGGaggatttaggtaaaaatataggcccaaacaAATAGACTTGGGAAAAAAaggcccatttagaaaacgTGACAGTCCTCGAGTAAGACTTTTTTGGTTCAAGCCTGGCTCGACCTAAATTTGCAGAAaaaaaactgttttttttttgctattttcttaCTATTTTTTACTGTTTTGCTGCTATTTCTCATTGTTTTCTCg
This region includes:
- the LOC105774802 gene encoding probable protein phosphatase 2C 60 isoform X1, which encodes MGIYLSTPKTEKFSEDGENDRVRYGLSSMQGWRATMEDAHAAYPDLDASTSFFGVYDGHGGKVVAKFCAKYLHQQVLKHEAYAAGDIGTSLQEAFFRMDEMMRGQRGWRELAILGDKINKFTGMIEGLIWSPRGGDSNDQVDNWAFEEGPHSDFPGPTSGSTACVAVIRNNQLIVANAGDSRCVISRKGQAYNLSRDHKPDLEVEKERILKAGGFIHAGRVNGSLNLARAIGDMEFKQNKFLSAEKQIVTANPDINTIELCDDDEFMVLACDGIWDCMSSQTLVDFIHDQLKSESKLSVVCERVLDKCLAPSTATGEGCDNMTMILVQFKKPIKSTSSAEEQSSNSESTETEPKLEGNAEK
- the LOC105774802 gene encoding probable protein phosphatase 2C 60 isoform X2, whose amino-acid sequence is MACYYGRCCKVVAKFCAKYLHQQVLKHEAYAAGDIGTSLQEAFFRMDEMMRGQRGWRELAILGDKINKFTGMIEGLIWSPRGGDSNDQVDNWAFEEGPHSDFPGPTSGSTACVAVIRNNQLIVANAGDSRCVISRKGQAYNLSRDHKPDLEVEKERILKAGGFIHAGRVNGSLNLARAIGDMEFKQNKFLSAEKQIVTANPDINTIELCDDDEFMVLACDGIWDCMSSQTLVDFIHDQLKSESKLSVVCERVLDKCLAPSTATGEGCDNMTMILVQFKKPIKSTSSAEEQSSNSESTETEPKLEGNAEK
- the LOC105775261 gene encoding early nodulin-like protein 1 produces the protein MAAKAFSRSITPSLVLLFIFLSFAQGKEIMVGGKTGAWKIPSSESDSLNKWAEKARFQIGDSLVWKYDGGKDSVLQVSKEDYTSCNTSNPIADYKDGNTKVKLEKSGPYFFMSGAKGHCEQGQKMIVVVMSQKHRYIGISPAPSPVDFEGPAVAPTSGVAVLKAGLLATVGVLVLGLF